In one Pseudomonas fitomaticsae genomic region, the following are encoded:
- a CDS encoding alpha/beta fold hydrolase has translation MTDSNAVTPSRRVLAGSILALALGIASAYASAAEVPAGKIDAITAGTHVSFGALKHVKAGLLDVSYAEVGPADGPVVILLHGWPYDIHSYTDVAPALAQKGYRVLIPYARGYGDTRFLSAKTVRNGQPAALAKDLIDFMDALKIKQAVLGGYDWGARTADIVAALWPERVKALVAVSGYLIGSQDAGKTPLPPAAELQWWYQFYFATERGRLGYEKNTHDFAKLIWQLASPKWNFDDATYDRSAAALQNPDHVAVSIFNYRWRLGLIKGEAQYDPLEKKLAAFPSIGVPTITLEGDANGAPHPPAEAYAKRFTGKYEYRLISGGIGHNLPQEAPQAFAQAVIDADHL, from the coding sequence ATGACTGACTCTAACGCTGTAACCCCATCCCGGCGCGTGCTCGCCGGTTCGATCCTGGCGCTTGCGCTGGGCATCGCTTCGGCATACGCCAGCGCCGCCGAAGTGCCCGCCGGCAAGATCGACGCCATTACCGCCGGCACCCACGTTTCGTTCGGCGCGCTGAAACACGTCAAGGCCGGACTGCTGGATGTGTCCTACGCCGAAGTCGGTCCCGCCGACGGCCCGGTGGTCATCCTGCTGCACGGCTGGCCCTACGACATTCACAGCTACACCGATGTCGCCCCGGCGCTGGCGCAGAAGGGCTATCGGGTGCTGATTCCCTACGCGCGCGGTTATGGCGACACGCGTTTCCTGTCTGCCAAAACCGTGCGCAACGGCCAGCCGGCGGCGCTGGCCAAAGATCTGATCGACTTCATGGACGCCCTGAAGATCAAGCAGGCCGTGCTTGGCGGCTATGACTGGGGCGCGCGTACCGCCGACATCGTTGCAGCGCTCTGGCCCGAGCGGGTGAAGGCGCTGGTGGCGGTGAGCGGTTACCTGATCGGCAGCCAGGACGCCGGCAAGACGCCGCTGCCGCCGGCGGCGGAGTTGCAGTGGTGGTATCAGTTCTACTTTGCGACCGAGCGTGGCCGTCTGGGCTACGAAAAGAACACCCACGACTTCGCCAAGCTGATCTGGCAGCTGGCCTCGCCGAAGTGGAACTTCGACGACGCGACCTACGACCGCAGCGCCGCCGCGTTGCAGAATCCGGATCACGTCGCGGTGTCGATCTTCAACTACCGCTGGCGCCTGGGGCTGATCAAAGGGGAAGCGCAATACGATCCGCTGGAGAAAAAACTCGCGGCATTTCCCTCGATCGGCGTGCCGACCATCACTCTGGAGGGCGACGCCAATGGTGCGCCGCACCCACCGGCCGAGGCCTACGCCAAACGCTTTACCGGCAAGTACGAGTACCGGCTGATCAGCGGCGGTATCGGCCACAACCTGCCGCAGGAAGCGCCGCAAGCGTTCGCCCAGGCGGTGATCGATGCCGATCATCTCTGA
- a CDS encoding cytochrome P460 family protein — protein sequence MKFNHWAVLPAAIALAALAATGVALGEADDGDASPIYGVKLPKNYRQWALIAPAQEAAPLDELRAVLGNDRAIKAYQSATLPFPDGTVLVKLAWKHVQSPEFEPASIPGAATTVQVMVKDSRKYASTGGWGFGRFINGKPADEAQHQTCFACHQARVQNHDFVFTRYAP from the coding sequence ATGAAATTCAACCATTGGGCCGTGTTGCCAGCGGCCATTGCGCTCGCGGCACTGGCGGCCACCGGTGTCGCGTTGGGCGAGGCCGATGACGGCGATGCCTCGCCGATCTACGGCGTGAAACTGCCGAAAAACTATCGCCAGTGGGCGCTGATTGCCCCGGCCCAGGAAGCCGCGCCGCTGGATGAACTGCGCGCAGTGCTGGGCAATGACCGGGCGATCAAGGCTTACCAGAGCGCAACGCTGCCGTTTCCCGATGGCACGGTGCTGGTGAAGCTGGCATGGAAACACGTGCAGTCGCCGGAGTTCGAGCCGGCCTCGATTCCGGGAGCGGCCACCACCGTTCAGGTGATGGTCAAGGACTCGCGCAAATACGCCTCGACCGGTGGCTGGGGATTCGGCCGTTTCATCAACGGCAAACCCGCCGACGAAGCCCAGCACCAGACCTGCTTTGCCTGCCATCAGGCGCGGGTGCAGAACCACGATTTTGTCTTCACCCGATACGCCCCCTGA
- a CDS encoding alpha/beta fold hydrolase — translation MKKTLIALSIAAGLCLGANAFAQTAKPTVVLVHGAFADASSWNGVAKILEKDGYTVIAAANPLRGVKSDGAAVSALLSSIQSPVVLVGHSYGGNVISDAANDHANVKALVYVSAFAPEAGETVAGLAGKFPGSTLGPTLAPPVALADGGKDLYIQQSKFHDQFAADVPAAQAALMAATQRPITEAALNEQAGTPAWKHIPSWYIYGDKDKNIPPQAMAFMAKRADAKAVAVVKGASHVVMVSNPAPVARLIEKAAAAN, via the coding sequence ATGAAAAAAACACTGATTGCACTGAGCATCGCTGCGGGCCTGTGCCTGGGCGCCAATGCCTTCGCTCAAACCGCCAAACCCACGGTCGTGCTGGTGCACGGCGCGTTTGCCGACGCGTCGAGCTGGAACGGCGTGGCGAAGATTCTCGAGAAGGATGGCTACACGGTGATCGCCGCCGCCAATCCGCTGCGCGGCGTCAAGAGCGATGGCGCAGCGGTATCGGCGTTGCTCAGCAGCATCCAGTCGCCGGTGGTGCTGGTCGGTCACTCCTATGGCGGCAACGTCATCAGTGATGCGGCCAACGATCATGCCAATGTCAAAGCGCTGGTCTACGTCAGCGCCTTTGCCCCCGAAGCCGGTGAAACCGTTGCCGGGCTGGCCGGCAAGTTTCCCGGCAGCACCCTCGGACCAACGCTGGCGCCACCCGTTGCGCTGGCCGACGGCGGCAAGGACCTGTACATCCAGCAAAGCAAGTTCCACGACCAGTTCGCCGCCGATGTCCCGGCTGCACAAGCGGCGCTGATGGCGGCTACTCAACGTCCGATCACCGAAGCGGCGCTGAACGAGCAGGCCGGAACGCCGGCCTGGAAGCACATTCCGTCGTGGTACATCTACGGCGACAAGGACAAGAACATCCCGCCCCAGGCGATGGCGTTCATGGCCAAGCGTGCGGATGCCAAGGCCGTTGCAGTGGTGAAGGGCGCCTCGCACGTGGTGATGGTGTCGAACCCGGCACCGGTGGCCCGGCTGATTGAAAAAGCCGCGGCGGCCAACTGA
- a CDS encoding MFS transporter, producing the protein MAITRNLSGHQQSITAVTGLLILSIALRPPIISVGPILLLIQQHFQLSYTQAALLTSIPDVCMGVFALVVPSLAMRFGIDRSVVVALTLLGASTLLRAISPNAVVLLGSTFFASIGIAVAGAMTGAWIKTHFAQRPALFMGIYAGGLSLGATLAAVLSAPIAELAQDWRVSAGVWSVLCLTAVASWVWMARRFATPAPTVKSPSSPSKRLPWGNPQAWLIALNFGAGQFVVYALFAWMAPASVEAATSSVSPGILLGIFTAVFAVASVGAGLIPGKAHDRRGLLGLSALLALLGVGGMAFLPAYWPMLYVVLAAIGLGMGFTVAMTLPLDHARTSEQAGLWTVFMLFIGYLIAALGPLLFGALREYAGHYGPAYTLLFAVLLLMLGITPLLRLAPATSPQVSVA; encoded by the coding sequence ATGGCAATCACCCGCAATCTCTCCGGCCACCAGCAGAGCATCACGGCGGTGACCGGCCTGCTGATCCTGTCCATCGCCCTGCGGCCGCCGATCATTTCGGTGGGGCCGATTCTGCTGTTGATCCAGCAGCACTTCCAGTTGAGCTACACCCAGGCCGCGCTGCTGACTTCGATTCCCGACGTGTGCATGGGTGTGTTTGCGCTGGTGGTTCCGAGCCTCGCCATGCGCTTCGGGATCGATCGCAGTGTGGTGGTCGCCCTGACGTTGTTGGGCGCCTCGACCTTGTTGCGGGCGATCTCGCCGAATGCAGTCGTCCTGCTCGGCAGTACGTTCTTTGCCAGCATCGGCATTGCGGTTGCCGGCGCGATGACCGGCGCGTGGATCAAGACCCACTTTGCGCAACGGCCGGCGCTGTTCATGGGCATCTATGCCGGCGGCCTGAGTCTGGGCGCAACCCTCGCGGCGGTGCTCAGCGCACCGATTGCCGAGCTGGCGCAGGACTGGCGAGTCAGCGCCGGAGTCTGGAGCGTGCTGTGCCTCACCGCCGTCGCCAGTTGGGTGTGGATGGCACGGCGTTTTGCGACACCGGCGCCCACCGTGAAATCGCCATCGAGCCCGAGCAAACGCCTGCCCTGGGGCAATCCGCAGGCCTGGCTGATCGCGTTGAATTTCGGTGCCGGGCAATTCGTGGTCTATGCCCTCTTCGCCTGGATGGCGCCAGCGTCGGTGGAAGCGGCCACATCCAGTGTTTCCCCGGGCATCCTGCTGGGCATTTTTACTGCAGTGTTCGCCGTGGCCAGCGTGGGTGCGGGACTGATTCCGGGCAAGGCCCACGACCGGCGCGGTCTGCTCGGGTTGTCGGCGTTGCTGGCTCTGCTGGGGGTGGGCGGCATGGCGTTCCTGCCGGCGTACTGGCCGATGCTGTACGTGGTGCTCGCGGCCATCGGGCTGGGTATGGGCTTCACCGTGGCCATGACCTTGCCGCTGGATCACGCCCGCACCAGCGAACAGGCCGGATTGTGGACGGTGTTCATGTTGTTCATCGGTTACCTGATCGCCGCGCTCGGGCCGTTGCTGTTCGGTGCCCTGCGCGAATACGCCGGACACTATGGCCCGGCGTACACCTTGCTGTTCGCAGTACTGCTGTTGATGCTCGGCATCACCCCTCTGCTCAGACTGGCACCGGCAACATCGCCGCAGGTGTCCGTTGCCTGA
- a CDS encoding AraC family transcriptional regulator, with translation MKREVRKVIAQRESAPRSERYPDYQDVPRVMTVLVRDQATGEYNEPHVHRHGQLLYASNGVMRVATERGLWILPPKRALWIPPGMIHDQLMLSAVKMRSIYIEPQACAELGHHCKVLEIPGLLRELILALAEQPIEYPQEGRNAHIVALILSELKGARTLPIEVPWPVDRRLVTVCEAILQDPGQDHSIGYWADRVGASSRTLIRLFVNETGLNFRHWLQQVRLATAIDRLDKGQSVGVIARDLGYASQSAFSAMFRRVMGESPREFLVRD, from the coding sequence ATGAAACGAGAGGTGCGCAAGGTCATCGCCCAGCGTGAGTCCGCGCCGCGCAGCGAACGTTATCCCGACTATCAGGATGTGCCGCGGGTAATGACCGTGCTGGTGCGTGATCAGGCCACCGGCGAATACAACGAGCCGCACGTGCATCGGCACGGGCAGTTGCTGTATGCCTCGAACGGCGTGATGCGGGTGGCTACCGAGCGCGGCTTGTGGATCCTGCCGCCGAAGCGGGCGCTATGGATTCCGCCCGGAATGATCCACGACCAGTTGATGCTGAGCGCGGTCAAGATGCGCTCGATCTACATCGAGCCGCAAGCCTGCGCAGAGTTGGGCCATCACTGCAAAGTACTGGAGATCCCCGGACTGCTGCGCGAGTTGATTCTGGCCCTGGCCGAGCAACCGATCGAATACCCGCAGGAAGGCCGCAACGCGCACATCGTGGCGTTGATACTCAGTGAATTGAAGGGAGCCCGGACGTTGCCGATCGAAGTGCCGTGGCCGGTCGACCGGCGACTGGTCACGGTGTGCGAGGCGATTCTGCAGGATCCCGGACAAGACCATTCCATCGGCTATTGGGCAGACCGGGTCGGTGCCAGTTCGCGCACGCTGATACGCCTGTTCGTCAATGAAACCGGCCTGAATTTCCGCCACTGGCTGCAGCAGGTGCGGCTGGCGACCGCCATCGACCGGCTCGACAAGGGGCAATCCGTCGGGGTGATTGCCCGGGATCTGGGCTACGCCAGCCAGAGTGCCTTCAGTGCCATGTTCAGACGGGTGATGGGCGAATCGCCCCGTGAATTTCTCGTCCGCGATTAG
- a CDS encoding creatininase family protein: protein MLLYLSTWSEIAQFLERSRTIVIPIGSNEQHGPTGLLGTDWMCPEIIAHEAQKNADILIAPTFNIGMAQHHLGFPGTISLRPSTFIAAIADWTRSLAAHGFEKIFFLNGHGGNIASIEAAFSELYAEASFARRKAGFALKLCNWWDLEGVNELAREQFPTGHGIHATPSEIAVTQWAYPDSIKSADYSPQIANWGPIREAADFRARHPDGRMGSDPAQASPEKGRQLVEMAARGLVQEVQAFSRESLLD from the coding sequence ATGCTTTTATACCTATCGACCTGGTCCGAAATCGCCCAATTCCTCGAACGCAGCCGCACCATCGTCATCCCGATCGGTTCCAACGAACAGCACGGGCCGACCGGCCTGCTGGGCACCGACTGGATGTGCCCGGAAATCATCGCCCATGAAGCGCAGAAAAACGCCGACATCCTGATTGCCCCGACCTTCAACATCGGCATGGCGCAACATCACCTCGGCTTCCCCGGCACCATCTCGCTCAGGCCCTCGACGTTCATCGCCGCCATCGCCGACTGGACCCGTTCGCTGGCCGCCCACGGCTTTGAAAAGATCTTTTTCCTCAATGGCCACGGCGGCAACATCGCGTCAATCGAAGCCGCGTTTTCGGAGCTGTACGCCGAAGCGAGTTTCGCCCGACGCAAGGCCGGGTTCGCCCTGAAGCTGTGCAACTGGTGGGACCTGGAAGGGGTCAACGAGCTGGCGCGCGAGCAGTTCCCGACCGGCCACGGCATTCACGCTACCCCTTCGGAAATCGCCGTGACCCAATGGGCCTACCCCGATTCCATCAAGTCGGCCGACTACTCGCCGCAGATCGCCAATTGGGGGCCGATCCGGGAAGCGGCGGATTTCCGCGCCCGTCATCCAGACGGCCGCATGGGCTCGGACCCGGCCCAGGCTTCGCCGGAAAAGGGTCGGCAACTGGTGGAAATGGCCGCTCGCGGTCTGGTCCAGGAGGTCCAAGCTTTCAGCCGCGAATCATTGCTCGACTGA
- a CDS encoding aldehyde dehydrogenase family protein, whose translation MWTIKHSYIDGAFVPVQGRETIECINPATESVIGTVTLANRDDARQAIAAAQRAQVTMGRTSKAERIDMLRRLQAAVLESTEEIRDTAIDEYGAPLARAQWVSQYASQSFANAAQILENYELVRPVGRASVVMEPVGVSALFAPWNSTAGTVCSKLATAIAGGCASVIKPSELSPLQTQVLALALHRAELPNGVINIVSGRGGEVGDEISTSPHIAKVSFTGSTATGKLIARAGIETMKRVSLSLTGKSASIVLDDADLETAIPMALNAAFMNNGQACVAGTRLLVPRAFLPQVIERVRALVDAIVVGNPHDPATAIGPLVNQAQFDRVQGFIRRGLEQGARLIVGGEGRPHGLSKGYFVKPTVFADVSNDMDIAREEIFGPVLSIIAFDDEEDAIRLANASVYGLQAYVFTREVERGRRIAARLEAGSVLINRIAPELLAPFGGVKQSGIGREFGLSGLEAFLEAKSIVED comes from the coding sequence ATGTGGACTATCAAGCACAGCTACATCGATGGTGCGTTCGTGCCCGTTCAGGGCCGCGAAACGATCGAATGCATCAACCCGGCGACGGAGTCCGTCATCGGGACGGTCACCCTGGCCAATCGCGACGATGCCAGGCAAGCCATCGCCGCCGCCCAGCGTGCGCAAGTCACGATGGGCCGCACCTCGAAAGCCGAGCGCATCGACATGCTCAGGCGCCTGCAGGCGGCGGTGCTGGAGAGCACCGAAGAAATACGCGACACCGCGATCGACGAATACGGCGCACCGTTGGCCCGCGCGCAATGGGTCAGCCAGTACGCCTCGCAATCCTTCGCCAACGCGGCGCAGATTCTCGAAAACTACGAACTGGTGCGACCTGTGGGCCGTGCAAGCGTCGTGATGGAACCGGTCGGGGTGTCCGCGTTGTTCGCGCCCTGGAACAGCACCGCCGGTACGGTGTGCAGCAAACTGGCGACGGCGATTGCCGGCGGCTGCGCTTCGGTCATCAAACCGAGCGAACTCAGCCCGTTGCAGACCCAGGTGCTAGCGCTCGCCTTGCACCGTGCGGAACTGCCAAACGGGGTGATCAATATTGTCTCGGGCCGTGGCGGCGAAGTGGGCGACGAGATCAGCACCAGCCCGCACATCGCGAAGGTCTCGTTTACCGGCTCCACTGCCACCGGAAAACTCATCGCCCGCGCCGGCATCGAGACCATGAAGCGGGTGAGCCTTTCGCTCACCGGCAAGTCGGCATCCATCGTGCTCGACGACGCGGATCTCGAAACGGCCATCCCCATGGCCCTGAATGCTGCCTTCATGAACAACGGCCAGGCCTGCGTCGCCGGCACACGGCTGTTGGTGCCGCGCGCGTTCCTGCCGCAGGTGATCGAGCGGGTAAGAGCCTTGGTCGACGCCATAGTGGTCGGTAATCCCCATGATCCGGCGACTGCCATCGGCCCGTTGGTCAACCAGGCGCAGTTTGATCGCGTGCAGGGTTTTATCCGGCGCGGGCTGGAGCAGGGCGCGCGATTGATCGTCGGCGGGGAGGGCAGGCCTCACGGACTGAGCAAAGGCTATTTCGTGAAGCCCACGGTGTTTGCCGATGTCAGCAACGACATGGACATCGCCCGGGAAGAGATTTTTGGTCCGGTGCTGTCGATCATCGCCTTTGACGATGAGGAAGACGCCATCCGCCTGGCCAATGCCAGCGTCTACGGTTTGCAGGCGTATGTGTTCACCCGCGAGGTCGAACGTGGCCGACGCATCGCTGCGCGGCTGGAGGCCGGTTCGGTGTTGATCAACCGGATCGCACCGGAGCTGCTCGCGCCGTTTGGCGGGGTCAAGCAGTCGGGGATCGGCAGGGAATTCGGGTTGTCGGGGCTGGAAGCGTTTCTTGAAGCGAAAAGCATCGTAGAGGACTGA
- a CDS encoding catalase, with protein sequence MNKLTTAAGAPVVDNNNVQTAGPRGPMLLQDVWLLEKLAHFDREVIPERRMHAKGSGAFGTFTVTHDISRFTKARLFSSVGKTTDVFVRFSTVAGERGAADAERDIRGFAIKFYTEQGNWDLVGNNTPVFFLRDPLKFPDLNHAVKRDPRTNMRSARNNWDFWTLLPEALHQVTIVMSDRGLPRTYRHMHGFGSHTFSFISPANERFWVKFTWKTQQGIENLTDQQAATLIGDDRESAQRDLYNAIEEGHFPQWKLYVQVMPELDAETYPINPFDLTKVWPHADYPLIEVGVLELNRNPDNYFADVEQAAFNPANVVPGISFSPDKMLQARLFSYGDAQRYRVGVNHHQIPVNAPRCPVNSYHRDGQMRTDANAGSTIGYEPNSYGEWAEQPDFSEPPLALKGSAGHWNHREDDDYFSQPGALFRAMSPAQQQVLFENTARSIHGASAQTRQRHIENCTQADPAYGAGVARAIEALG encoded by the coding sequence ATGAACAAGCTGACGACTGCCGCGGGCGCGCCCGTGGTTGATAACAACAACGTACAGACCGCCGGCCCCAGAGGCCCGATGCTGTTGCAGGACGTATGGTTGCTGGAAAAACTGGCGCACTTCGATCGGGAGGTCATTCCGGAACGGCGCATGCACGCCAAGGGTTCCGGTGCGTTCGGCACCTTCACCGTCACCCATGACATCAGCCGCTTCACCAAAGCCAGGCTGTTCTCCAGCGTAGGCAAGACCACCGATGTGTTCGTCCGTTTCTCGACCGTGGCCGGTGAGCGTGGCGCGGCGGATGCCGAGCGCGATATCCGTGGATTCGCCATCAAGTTCTACACCGAGCAAGGCAACTGGGATCTGGTGGGCAACAACACGCCGGTGTTCTTTCTGCGCGACCCGTTGAAATTCCCCGACCTCAACCATGCGGTCAAACGCGACCCGCGCACCAACATGCGCAGCGCCCGCAACAACTGGGATTTCTGGACCTTACTGCCGGAAGCGCTGCATCAGGTCACGATTGTCATGAGCGATCGTGGCCTGCCGCGCACCTACCGCCACATGCACGGTTTCGGCAGCCACACCTTCAGTTTCATCAGCCCGGCGAACGAACGTTTCTGGGTGAAGTTCACCTGGAAGACTCAACAAGGCATCGAGAACCTGACCGATCAACAAGCCGCGACACTGATCGGCGATGACCGCGAAAGCGCCCAGCGCGACCTGTACAACGCCATCGAGGAAGGCCACTTCCCGCAATGGAAGCTCTACGTGCAAGTGATGCCGGAACTGGACGCCGAGACCTACCCGATCAACCCGTTCGACCTGACCAAAGTCTGGCCCCACGCGGATTACCCGTTGATCGAAGTCGGCGTGCTCGAACTCAACCGCAACCCGGACAACTACTTCGCCGACGTCGAACAGGCGGCCTTCAACCCGGCCAACGTGGTGCCCGGCATCAGCTTCTCACCGGACAAAATGCTCCAGGCCCGCCTGTTCTCCTATGGCGATGCCCAGCGCTATCGCGTCGGCGTCAACCATCATCAGATCCCGGTGAACGCGCCTCGCTGCCCGGTCAACAGCTATCACCGGGACGGCCAGATGCGCACCGATGCGAACGCGGGCAGCACAATCGGCTACGAGCCCAACAGCTATGGCGAGTGGGCCGAGCAACCGGATTTCAGCGAACCACCGCTGGCCCTGAAAGGCAGCGCGGGGCACTGGAACCACCGCGAGGACGACGACTACTTCTCGCAACCAGGCGCGCTGTTCCGGGCCATGTCGCCCGCCCAGCAACAGGTTTTGTTCGAGAACACCGCGCGCTCGATCCATGGCGCCAGCGCTCAGACCCGGCAACGCCACATCGAAAACTGCACCCAGGCCGATCCGGCATACGGTGCGGGCGTTGCACGGGCCATCGAAGCACTGGGCTGA
- a CDS encoding organic hydroperoxide resistance protein produces MIDIEKTLYSAHTCTTGGREGTGRSDDGRLDLKLSPPGAPGSGTNPEQLFAVCWSACFLGSLRHACNARKIVFPAMAGVDAQIDLVHGEHGFFLQAKLAVSLPEIEPQVAQQLIDAAHQNCPYSKATRNNIKVSITLA; encoded by the coding sequence ATGATCGATATCGAAAAAACCCTCTACTCCGCGCATACCTGCACCACAGGCGGCCGCGAGGGCACAGGACGCAGTGACGATGGCCGACTGGATCTCAAGCTGTCGCCACCGGGTGCGCCCGGCTCCGGAACCAACCCCGAGCAATTGTTCGCCGTGTGCTGGTCAGCCTGTTTCCTCGGCTCGCTGCGCCACGCCTGCAATGCGCGCAAGATCGTTTTTCCGGCCATGGCCGGGGTGGATGCTCAAATCGACCTGGTCCACGGCGAGCACGGGTTCTTCCTGCAAGCGAAACTGGCGGTGTCACTGCCGGAGATCGAACCGCAAGTGGCGCAACAACTGATCGACGCGGCGCACCAGAACTGCCCCTACTCCAAGGCCACGCGCAACAACATCAAGGTCAGCATCACCCTCGCCTGA